A region of the Synechococcus sp. PCC 7502 genome:
TACTACCTATCAATGTTATAAAGGTGGAGTTCAAAAGGGAGAAGGCTTAGAAACCAATGGCTGTCCTTTATATTCCCATCCCGCTCAACTGCAGGATAATCGGGACTGTGTGCTATGTATGACTTGCCTAAAAGCTTGCCCCCATCGTTCCGTAAAGCTAAATCTGCGTCCACCTGCCATTGAGTTATGGACAACTCATATTCCCCGCAATTATGAAGTGGCTTTATTACTGTTACTGCTGGGAGGAGCATTTCTACATCGATTACCTGAAATTCAATTAGCGATCGCTTGGCAATTTGAGATAGATAATTTCTTGCCACATTTATGTTTATCAGTTTTGATTTTATTGGTTTCTGCTTTAATTCCTGTGGGTGCATATTGGATCATGCGATCGCTCTATATTTTAAGTGTAAAGTTAAGAGGATGGAAAAAGAACTCCAGTTCAGAATCACAAATTTCTATCTGTAAACCTCGACCTTTCATCCAACTTGCTTACAGTTATTTACCTTTGGTGTTAGGCGGCAATTTAGCACATTATCTCCGCTTATTTCTCCAAGAAGCAGGGCGAATTTTACCAGTTTCATTTGCTACCTTTGGCATGGATGGTTCAGCTTTACCCATATTTATTGCTCATCCTGCGGTAATTAGTTTTCTGCAAGCCACAACTTTGCTTTTATCCGTAATTCTGACTCTTGCCTTAACTCAAAAAATTGCTCGTCAGCCTTGGCGATCGCTGATCCCTTTTCATATCAGTACTTTAATCTTGGCGATCGCATTGTGGAAAATCATAGTTTAGCCTAAATCACCACCTCACTAAAAAACTCAAAACCTATTCATAAAGTTAGAGAGTTAGAGCCATATTAATCAATCAAACCAGATAAATTCCTAAAAGGATTAGATTTCCTTGCTTACACGACATTTGCCTTAACTCAAAAAATTACCCCGTGCTACTTAATAAAAACCGAATCCTGTTTTCAATTCGATTTGTGAATAATCGGGATTGAGTTCTGCAAACCTAGTTTATTTCTGGAAATTAATTAAGGAGTTTCGATATACTATAGATTCGCTTTAATTGCGCTTTTATATTGGGGTAAGATGTGCATTTTGATCTAAAAGAGATAATCCAATCCTTTGGGTATGTCGGTGGTTATTTAGTAATTTGGGGAATTATCTTTGCTGAGTCTGGACTACTAGTTGGATTTTTTCTGCCCGGTGATAGCCTTTTATTTACATCGGGATTTTTAGCCTCCCAGAACTTGTTAAATATTTGGATTTTGATTGCTGGGGCATTTATCTGCGCTGTGTTAGGGGATAATGTCGGGTATATAACTGGGAAAAAATTTGGGCGATCGCTATTTCAAAAAGAAGATTCCCGTTTTTTTCATAAGCAAAACCTGATCAAAGCCGAACAATTCTATGAAAAGCACGGTAAAAAAACTATTGTGTTGGCTAGATTTACGCCAGTGATTCGTACCTTTGCGCCAATTTTAGCTGGAGTAAGTGAAATGACTTATAAGACTTTTTTTACCTATAACGTCATTGGTGGATTTATATGGACATTTGGTTTAACTATTTTTGGCTATTTTTTGGGTAAAGTCATCCCTGATGTGGATAAATATCTACTACCCATAGTCGTTGCAATCATAATTATTTCCCTGCTACCTTCGATTATCCATCTGTATGGGGAACGCAACCAGAAAAAATAGGTAGTTTAAATTTCCTGTAAACGGAGATCGCCTGAATATCGATTCCCAAACGCTATTTATACTTTCTTCTCACGGTAAAAAACCTTTTGAAAATAAGGGGGTAAAATAGTGATTAAAATAATCAGCAAATAGTGATGATACAAACAGTATCCAAATCCCTAAGCCTTGAAGAGTTCCTACAGCTACCAGAGACGGAGCCAGCTAGTGAATTCATTGACAATGCAATTATCCAAAAATCAATGCCCAAAGGTTCGCATAGCATCATTCAGGGTGAACTCATTATTGCTATTAACGCTGTAGTAAAACCACAAAAAATGGCTAGGGCATTTCCTGAACTTAGATGTACATTTGCAGATAGAGTAATTGTCCCTGATGTATCTGTTTTTAAGTGGAATCGAATTCCCAGATACCCAAATGGGAGGATTGCCGATGAATTTGCCTTAGCACCTGATTGGATAATTGAAATCTTGTCTTCCGATCAAAGCCAAACTAAGGTAATCAAAAAGATTCTGCATTCCCTAGACTATGGAACTGAGATGGGCTGGCTGATTGATCCCGCAGAGCAAACGATCTTTATTTATACTCCAGATCAGCGATCGCAAAGCGTAGATAAACCTCACGAACTCATACCAGTACCTAGCTTTGCAGTTGGACTAAATCTAACGATCAAGGACTTATGTGATTGGTTAATTGATTAGTTTAATTTATTAGCAGGTTGGGGTTCGTAAAGGAACTCAAAGGTATTGCCATCTGGGTCTTTACCATAAAAAGAAGCAGTACCGTCTCGGTGATCATGGATTTTACCCGCAGGAATACCTAATTCAGTTAAATGAGCATGGTGTTTTTCTAATTCAGGGCGATCGCTAAAAATAAAACCAAAATGATTACTCGCCTGTTTATACTCTGGACTGAGTAAAGCTAAACCATCGGCACCTGCTTTTAAATATGCCCAATCGGGGTCTTGCCACGCCAACTCCATCCCCAAATTTTGATAAAACTCCACCGCCTTAGGAATATCTTGGACACAAATGGCAACATGTCCTAAACGCTTAAGTTGCATTGACTTTTTACTGAATAACGTACTCTTTTATTTTAAGCTTTATCCCTAACTTTGACAGGGTTTAGATATTCTCTAGCACTCCCTTAAGAACCGTAACGGCATATCCTTTAATTTGAATGCGATCGCCAATTTGAGCTAGTTCTAGTTCACCTGTACGTTTGGATAATTGCTTAGCTTTGAGGGTATATTTTTGTAATCTCTGCGCCCAATAGGGAGTAAGGCAGCAATGGGCAGAACCTGTAACGGGGTCTTCATTAATTCCAGCATTAGGAGCAAAAAACCTTGACACAAAATCGTAGGGATGATCTGGATTAGCGATCGCAGTAATAATTAATCTTTCTTCTAGTTCGACAATCTGAGCAAAGTTGGGGGCAAATTCTAAAACTTGGGATTCTGTTTCTAATAAGACCGTAATATTTTCCGCAGCAATACCAATTACCTCATGATTATAATTAGCAAAGATTTTCTCCAAAATAGCATGCGATCGCTCAGAACAAGGCTCAAAATAGCTGGCAGGAAA
Encoded here:
- a CDS encoding Uma2 family endonuclease, with the protein product MIQTVSKSLSLEEFLQLPETEPASEFIDNAIIQKSMPKGSHSIIQGELIIAINAVVKPQKMARAFPELRCTFADRVIVPDVSVFKWNRIPRYPNGRIADEFALAPDWIIEILSSDQSQTKVIKKILHSLDYGTEMGWLIDPAEQTIFIYTPDQRSQSVDKPHELIPVPSFAVGLNLTIKDLCDWLID
- a CDS encoding PhzF family phenazine biosynthesis protein; this encodes MQIFIIDAFTKSPFQGNPAATVLVEEFPSDRLMQKIAAEMNLSETAFAQRISPNYFHLRWFTPLQEVNLCGHATLAMAHYLKAINEVDINSLLTFKTRSGDLHIRYEQDLIVMDFPASYFEPCSERSHAILEKIFANYNHEVIGIAAENITVLLETESQVLEFAPNFAQIVELEERLIITAIANPDHPYDFVSRFFAPNAGINEDPVTGSAHCCLTPYWAQRLQKYTLKAKQLSKRTGELELAQIGDRIQIKGYAVTVLKGVLENI
- a CDS encoding DedA family protein, whose translation is MHFDLKEIIQSFGYVGGYLVIWGIIFAESGLLVGFFLPGDSLLFTSGFLASQNLLNIWILIAGAFICAVLGDNVGYITGKKFGRSLFQKEDSRFFHKQNLIKAEQFYEKHGKKTIVLARFTPVIRTFAPILAGVSEMTYKTFFTYNVIGGFIWTFGLTIFGYFLGKVIPDVDKYLLPIVVAIIIISLLPSIIHLYGERNQKK
- a CDS encoding VOC family protein; the protein is MQLKRLGHVAICVQDIPKAVEFYQNLGMELAWQDPDWAYLKAGADGLALLSPEYKQASNHFGFIFSDRPELEKHHAHLTELGIPAGKIHDHRDGTASFYGKDPDGNTFEFLYEPQPANKLN